The window GATTATTTACatcgttgaatttcaattatttttcgcaCCGAGTAGATTGATAATATACGGATACAGATATAAATGCATATCGTACAaccttttttcatcgataagCATACACGAACTACAAAGCGATCAATACGTTGAAACGCATGGATGTATcgaaatgtttaaaaatttagtaaTCTAGGAAAAAAAGTTCCCGAAGATAGAAAACAAAAGGTCGTAACCGTAAATATTTGTcgagtaattaaaatttggtgtaaaaatattttgacaatCGATCGACAAAGTTTATAAATCGTCTTCgtcgatatttgaaaataagcTTTGCTCATagtgggaaaatttttcgacatatttttgtaatccTTGTACggaattttcgtgaaaaatagcGTGCAGAAATATTTAACGTCCGAGCATTCGTCGGCCACGATTCTACGCGCATCCTGCCTACTAcggattttctctttttacgaAACTCGCGACTATCGCGCCTCGTTTGCCGCACGCAATTcgcgtacatatgtataaatacatatgtgtatatataacacGTAGCGTACTCTCTTTGAATGGATTGACCAATTTGTTAAGTCGCCACTTGGATTCTCAACACGCTTTTCCGTCGGTATATTTGTAAGGGGTTTCGAAGTTCTTAAACGCGCGTTATTTTCATCAGCATaaaattctcatttttcatttgtcgGATTAAATTTAGTTTTTGTTAAATAGAGAACGACTCTTCGAAACGCAAAAAGATATCGCACGTACAGGGTGTCTCGTTGTCGAAGAACATACTGAAATATATCGCAAACCGAAcattaaatagaaaaatgttgtcgaaatgtcgaaaacgaaAACCACGAAACACGACTGGGACTAAAACTTACTCACTCTTCGatgataaataagaaaatgcaataaaaatagGAGGTTCGGTACGAAAAACAAAAGTCGTAGCAGTAGGTCCCAGACCCAAAAACTGGGATGCTCATCCGATGAGCCCGTCCTTCGTACGAAGAAACTTTTgtccgacattttttttttttaaacttaacGTCCGGTTTTCGATTTATTCGAGCATATTTCTTAAAATCGGACACCccgtatataatattaaacgACTAGAGATTAATCAAGATTCAAATCTAATAAAATCACGCGCGTATATATAATTCtgagaagtttgaaaattgagaggAGGCAAAGCGGCGATCGTTGTCTGAACGTCATTTACCGTATAATATAGCCgattaatatttataccagagataaagaaaaaaaaaaaaaaaaaatagagagagagaatataCAACGATAAATTAACCTAGGCGCCGGAGTTTCCGACAAGCGTGCGCGTTTCCATTGCACGCGTGTGCGTATGCACGCGTACAGGCATCGGTATCGTAGAGATGCGTAAAAGCGCAAGGTATACATAAAAGCAGACGTTGAATTCAATAAGTCTGGTCGTCGCGTGGCCTTTGTCGGCGCCACACGTGTTCCCGTGTAGAGACTCTGCGCTACGATGATACGATATGATACGGACGGAATATTGTGGGAAACTTGCAGGCGGGGGATGCGTACTTTTGCCGCGTCTTCGTTTTCTTCCATTTCCTTCTCTATTTCTTCACCGTAATCATCTTCTTCCCGTTTCGTCCGATGCCGAGCCGCCTCGCTTTAAACGCATCGCCGCCTTCATTTCACGCACAATTGAAACTCCGACCCGTTTCGTTTAGTCCTCTTGCACAAGGGACTTCTCAACCTTCTCTTGATCTTCTTCAGATTTTTGTCAGAAGACAGCCAGAAGTTCGGTCCCGAGTTTAACACGCGATTAACCCTTCGAGGCATAGTGGTGGTGGGTGttcttaccacctattttctatccattttttttttgtaactttgGAGAAGTTTGAGAATATATTTCTTTGCCGTTTCAATCCACGGAAAATAACTATCCATCGAGTTTAGACCTCACCCGTTAGGTCGAGTTTAGCGCGTTGGCATTGGCGAAGCGATAAAATCGACATTGTATCTCATTcgttccgtttcttttttcgcccCCCTTCTTCTACTTTCTTATTCACCCCTGCTTGGCTTCTAcctttgatttatttttctcttttaccaATTCATAAAAACTCCGGCTACCGCATACACGCGCGGGTCACTTCAAAGCGAGTCCCGCAAAGCTCATTCTCATTCAGAAACTGacttcttctcttctcgtcCTGCGCTCCTCTCGTCGTCGGGTAATTCGtgtctctcttttcctcttcttcttctctctttttctctctaccATCGCCCGGAGATGGATTCACCAGATTATTTCGTGACTTCTCGTTgagagaggaagaaatttcGGAGGGTTTGCTGCCGAGGGAaaagtagagagagagagagagagagagagagagagagagagagagagagagagagagagagagagagagagagagagagagagagagagagagagagagagagagagagatgcgGAGTTTCTTCGACAGAAATGAAGATAGGCATTCTTCTAATTTGTCGGCGGGAACCTTTGGCGGCGAATCAATTACACTCGTGATTAAAATACCATTTTAGTCGTAACAGCACGCGTATCTTATACCACTCTCTTGGAGCTCTTTATACACGTTTCTACGCGCCGCTCATTGCGTCCCAAATCTCACTTCGATCCTTGCTTGtgacatttgaaatttttttccctcctcccTTTTCTTCCATCCCTTATTTCCTTTCGCTAACTagctatacatgtatacatacaagcAAGTTCCGgctcagattttttttctcctcactcGAGATTGCCGACAAgacgaagaaataaaacacGTGAACGTTGcagtaattttgcaaaattattatcataattctATGTTTTTATTATACTCAACAagctgtataataatacaattcTCTCGCGGTTTAATGGAAAGAGTATCTTACCATTTTATACGTACAATTTACATTACACGGACTTTACGCTTGTGCCTACGACTTATATATACTTGATCGAATGCGTTAAAAAGGAAGGAACAAAACACACTCGACGCGACGTCGTCACGTATAAagaattaaattcaaaatgccATCGTTTATTTGGTGCGACGATGCTGTTTCGTCCTTTGAAGCTCCGATGCAACGTTGTGATCTGTGCTGCGTAcatgcatacctatatatatatatatatatataaaaactaTCCGTGcacttatatatatttatacgtgtatatatgccGAGTTGGACGGCAGCGGAAGCGGTAACCAACCGTGAATATCACGCGTACAAGgtgtacatacgtgtatgtaaTATAGCTTGTAACTTCTCTTCGCATCTCTCGCACATGTTcagtttcttcaatttcttcccCTTGTTATGtcttaatttaatttcacggAGTACGTAATACTCGCCTACGTAAatcttgttgtttttttttttttttttttttcacactggCGTTGAATCCgttttatctgaaatttcaATCCCGTTCGGTATACGCAAGGTGAAAAATACGTTGTTCCGTGAGGAAGGAACTCTGCATCTTTCGGAcgaagtgaaataaatatcAGTCATAGCCgcatgtataatgtacgtacATTCGATTCTTCGATCGCTGTTTATACGTACGGTACGATTTATGATGAGGTACCTCGCCTTAACTCTTGTACGCTCATGGTTACACATTTTTCGCGATGTTATAATCGCGTAGGGAAATTTACATTGTCGTTATTCTTGCGGTGGACGGTGTTGTACACATGCGTGTTATATCACGCGAAGCAGGGGGATTCGTGTCGATGCGCTTCATTGGGCACATAAATGCGATGCCTGGTCGAGCGTGTGCGTGTTTGCTGGTCGcgtcaaatatatacatatatatatatatgtacaggcATATACGTCTCTTTCATAAAtccatataatatattatatatatatatatatatatatatatgtatcgaAACGAGAAAGTCGGAGTCGAAATTTTGTTCGCAAAATGTTGACGTTGGTCCGAAGGAATGATTTAAAAGAGGGAACGATAgaccgagaaaaaaaagcgagttggtataatattatgaatatttttttcatctctcttctctctcggTCCCCCCCCCTTTCACGCCTGATTACCCGCTTACAGATGGGGTAGACGCTCAAGTTATACAGCCTACATTTCGACGTTTACACATCTATACTTTTACGCGTGTACGTGTGACGTATGCCCTAGATCTGTATcgtattcaattttcaaatgtaaTACATTTTAACGCTCGGTAACCGGTATTCCCCACTTTCTCAGATCTGcataaattattatcgatatatatgtatgtatatggcAGCCGATTATATGAATATCCGATCCTCTGGAAAATGGTATTCACGtatccacttttttttttttttatttttaaactcgaAGACGATCGAAGCGTGTATCGTCGGGTTAACTTTGGAACACAGCACGTTTAtggatttacaaaaattctacGGTATGTTATAACGTTGAAACGAATTATTCTTTTGCATAATTGCGGCAGAATACGAGTACAATTAGCGTAGAAATGGAATTGGAAACGGTTGGTGTTTTACACCAGTTTCAGTTTCCTGAACGTAGAAATTTCCGCAGAGCGGTTGCGTTGATGACTTTTCCATCGGGGTACCGATCTGTCGCGATGGCAATGACTCTGTAACGGATGTTCTCGTCTTTTGGCAAATGATTGCAGTTTTACCCCGAGTTCGTTACGCCGAGTCAATTACAAACCGCTTTGACCTGCTGTTTTTAACCTCCGAACGAAGGCATTGGTCAATTGATCGCGGGCACATATCGGCacgaaatttcaacattttcgtAACGCGTATTGGAAGAGTTGACGATTCGACAACGATACGTAAACTTTTTCACACACCGTCGAACGAACCATGTATCGGAGCGACGAAGATGCGTGCGAAGACGACGCTTCTCTTcattttcctctttcctctCTTATTTCTCGTTCAATTCCGACGCTGACAGCTCTTCAAAATATCACACCCTCACGACTTGATATTTCACCGCTTGTGCAGCCCCGGAGATCTTCTTTATATAGCTTTTCTCACCCTCGGCTGGGCTTCGCGTCGTTCTCGCACAAACACGCGATATTCTTTTTCGTCTTTCGGCTGGTTTGATTTATAAACAACTGAATATTCCTGATTCAATGAAATTGCTAGAGCATCGCAATAATAATTGTCCCTCTACCGATTGTAGAATCATTGAgtcatacatgtatatcgaTTCGTGTgtcgacaaaaaaattttttttgttttaatttgttttcgcGTATACTCGCTAGAAATACTCCTTGGGGTTTTTCGGCCACTTGTCTCTGTCGACAATCGCGTGACATCAAAAGCCGTCATCTTGACGGCGGAAAGTCTCTTTCCTATATATCAGCGGCAGGAACAGTAacggaaaaaaagttttcgcaaGAAATGGCCGACTATTCCCGCGTTTATTCTCGCTTATTTACGAAAGTGCGAAAGTGCGGTATATCATGTATGCGTAATATTATAACACGAATTGAATTGACGGATTTTTTTCCCGTTCAATCGTAAATGTTTCATTACACTGACGtagaaggtttttttttctccttcgcgtctaaaattttgtaattttccgTAAGAATCTAAGTCCAATGTGACTTTTgtcgaataagaaaaaaaaaaaactgtcaaacAATTTTCGTAGACAATAATTTTAGTATTTCGGGAATCTGCGCGTGGCATAATAAAGGGAATGATAATGAGGAAAATCGAGGCGAACTAACGGCGCCTTCAGGATTGTTTTCTCTCCCTTTTCTCCCAAGTAAACAGGGTGAAAACACAATGGAATAACTCCGGGAGAAGGATAAGCAGCGGCAAAGCATCCTTCGTTAGCATAATCGCATCAAAAATCGAGTTCTTATTTCCCCTCGGATCCTTTTACGCTCGGTGGTTTCACCCCCGcggttttttaaaatttcttttcgcgGGGCGTGTCGAGCCGCTATTACCGTTTTACACCATTTAAATTTCAACACGGAAGCCATTAGGCTCCGCGTGTATACCTCGGACGTACAACGATCGTATAATCACGCGTAAGGCATGATACGTACGCGTACACACACCGGCTTAGTTTCGCTTTAACCTAAATACGAAATTATAAAGTAAGAAGAGACGAGTAACGGCCAACGAAAGGAAATACATCAGCTTTAAGTGATATTCGAATCATCAGCGTAAGTAATTGGTATGACGAGAGTTGACAGTGGATCTCGAGGGGTTCTCTTCGTCTCTCTGGCTTTGCGACTCGAGAGTGAGTCCATTGTGCGTTCGGGGTGCGTGCGATATGAGTGACGTCAGTGGAGACTTACATTCAGCTTTTAACAAGTGACGAGCGGCGTGGCGAACGACTGACAAGCGTTGCGAATCGGCCCTAGGCCCTATTTTtccctcctctctctctctctctctctctatcacTCGACGCACGTCGGATTCAACTCGGTAACTTTTCTCGATCGATTTATAGGTACGGTGCGATTGATTTGCAAGTATGTCGAGCGATTCGAAGAATAGACTTGCGGAAGGGTCGAGtctggttttatttatttatttttttcatttgggtTCAGTTCTATATCCGTGGATTCAAAGAAGCAGACTCGTAAGGTTGAGTTAGTTCGGTGGTTGAAGCGAGACTTTGGCAATTCGTGCGgaatggataaaaattgatttatccAGAAATGCGAGGCCGGAAAAAGCCTGAATTTATCCGAGATCGAACCTAGAtactgaataattttattttcattcatttcgttgattttttttttttttcgtcatttcttTCGCGACACCGAGGCGGATTAACCGAAAGGGTTGCCGATGAAATCGGATACCCATTAGCGTCGTTTTTCCCTCTCCGTCGCAGTCGCTGCTCACTTTTAATacgatttcatttttccttccttccttccttccttcctatACCGTCCTTTATTCAATCCTCGGGGGAGAGTCGAGCGGAGAGAAATTATTTCCTCCTGCAGCGGGACATTTTTGAGGGACTCACCCCTCAGGCATCAGGCGTCAAAACGTAACAGTTCACTTTTctcccttccttccttctctGCACATTGtttgttcgtttctttttttcttatttttacaattcctCATTTTCGACGAAAAACTCGACGCCGGAGACGCGGAGTAAtggtggaaaaattcaaattttcgaacctCGAACATCGTGTAAACTGTTATCATTATTcatgtgtaaaaaatgtaaaatattcgCTTCAACTGCCTGGCGGTTCGTCGTTGGATAAATCAATTTTGGGCAAATTCTTGACGTTCTTTAGAGCCGACTTTCTCTGTGGTGGATTTTCTTGACAATGTCACGGGAGAAGAGAATTTAAACTTTGAACTGCGcgtttttattctaattttacGAGAGAGTCTCGGAGAATTTCCAAAATGCCAGAGTTAATATTCAAATCACATATTTCAGTAGGAAATTGATTCGAACCTTctttaacgttaattttttcactctctcaaTGACTTTTTTAAATACCTATTCCTTAAAAGCGCGTATCGGAATAACGAATAAAGATTTTCCAGATTTTCAAACGCGAAACGAAAGATTCGTTCTTCTGCTTTcgaggggaaaaaaagtttttcaaaatcggtCAACACCTTTAGATTTTACCCACGTTTCAAATCGTccccgtttttctttttttatctcagCCTGCcctatatatacgcatatatacaCGTTTGAAAATACAGCGAATGACACGATGAGTAATTCCTTGTAACTCCTTACCGtcatctgaaaaaaaaaaaaaaaaaaaaaaaaacgtagcgACGCGACTATCGAATTAACGAAGATTAAGAATCTCGATTGTGTAATTCCCAAGATGTTGTTTGTCCCCCTAGGTTTTTTTACCGTCGACGATGTAAAATTGTTACGcgatccgtttttttttttaattttattttttttttttgctactcgCTTTCGGGGTTCGCGAGTCGCGCTGAAAGCCGGCTTTACATTTGCGCGCGTAGGTATTCGGCACAACAAAGTGTTCGTTCGCAACGCGTATTTGTACgagtatattgtataatagcCGACGTCAAGTCGACTTCCCACCGACTGACAGGCTAATGCACGTGCATTTAGCTCACAATGTAACCGACCTCCCTCACCCCCCTTGCACAATACGATCTTCGCTCGCGGCGAACCCCCCTTCTGCAAATTGACGCCACAATGGTAAACGCTACATATTCATATATCTCATCATCCCCCGACGGATACGCAGAGGCAACTATTATGGTTTCCGCTAGCTTAGACCGTggatatacgtgtaatatttATGGATATGTATGTGCGTATAATACACACGGAATTATGCGAGTAGTTTACTACGTTGCgaattgaatatattatacgcagCTTGATTCGGGCGCAAGAAATCGTTGCGTGCGATTCTTTGCTACGTcgtgaaactatttttttttttttttctttcatttttaatttaattttatttatccgtTCAATAATATCGCGTTAAACGGTGAGGAAATTTCGTCGGTACGACGCAagagaaatacattttttataactgTAAACCCGACAGCAAACTTGATGTTTTAGTTATTGTTCGACTTATTTGTGCATGATCGATTGACACGAAAGAATGTTTATCCGAGCAACATAAATCAgatgatatttaaaaattgtaactcTTTCGGGAGATAATTGAGAAAGTTTAATTGCAAGCGAACAAACAGGCGTGAATCAATTAAGCAAGAAAGATGCTTTTATCGTGACAATACGTGTTTTCGAGTTAAAGTTAAAGTCTGAAAGAGGAATGTGTGTTACAATAAtcttggttgacgcagcagacttatttttttgacaGCATTCGATGATTCGCGTGTATCTTTTATCTACGATTACTAACAGATTGGAAAAAGGGGAGCAAAAcaggtgatttcacccttcataacaatatttttatatatatatatatacatatatttaaaattgtattattcttttttacggggaaaatatttatcaaccTCAATTCGGAATGCAGGTATTGTTAAATTCCTAGAGATGGATACagttatgaattttataaatttttttatacctagaTGTATCTGCCTACACgttttctacaattttactGTTTGAGCAGGCGCCTGAATGCCGAAAACCCGCAAATATATTTGTAACACAAGTTGCCTGCGGTTAGGTGCGCTCTACCTTATCACAGGATTTTAGTTACTTCTCAACGGTCGGAATGCCGAAAGATTATTGGCGTGTTTGgatgttgttattattattattattattactatttttattgttcaaattaattttatctttAATGACACTTAATTAGTCCACGTCATTAGCTgattgtatcatttttttttatgccgaTGGTACGTAATTTCGATTCACGTGTCAACTACAAACGGTAAAGTGGAAAATTGTGCGAAAGAAAAGGTGTTCTGAAAATAGGAGAAATCGAAGGGCGCGTAATTTTTAAAGAGTCGAAAGCTTTgactgattattttttaatattatcaagcttattgttagataattaatgtgaataattttagaaaaattttcatattgaaatatgtaaatgCCGTCGAGGATATCGATGAGTCTCATTCAACGCCTCGCCTTAAGCTTAGACGGACGGTGTTTCCTGAcacgaaattaattatttccggTTCGGGCTGTACGGACATAATACGTGCGGCAGCACGTGGTCCACTCAAGACGCGGTCACGATCATAATTCTGAGAGGAAAATATGTGGAAGGAGACAGGGGGGGGGGAATTAGCTATGAGAATTTCATCggcattttcatttctcccattatacatatacaagaGGTATTTATTGCATTATTTTGAATACAAGTTATACGCACGAGCCTGATTCGTAATCCCGGTTGCGACGTCGCGTTTATAAATCGACGATTGATCCCGGAAAGAAAAGGTAGtaaaggaagaaagagaaaaagaaaaaaaaaaaaaaagacgaagaggaagaagaagaattagCTATTGTCCAATTTTATTAGTGATATTACTTTGTCTCGACGCCACTTCCGCCTCTTTCCTTCGTCGAACATTCCACCGCACATTGATGACATTTAAGAAACTTTCAAACTTACCATAAACCATTCTCGACGATGGTACAAGTACGTGTTTATGCACGTACAGGCTGACGGTCAGTGGATGAATAGTAATCGTGAAATTAAGGTGGGCGCTTGTATGATTTAATACGAATCGTGTGTGTTCCTTGCTGGACATGTGATTGGTCGAAGTCTTCGCTCGAATCGAACGCAGGATTGCTCAGAACATTAATAATGATAGGCTGGCGATAATCttgttcaaataaaattccctgacCTTACCCgtcgaaaaattcagaattacATCTCGACGTTTTCACACGAAACTTGGGTAACGTTGGGCAGCTTTTATCGCCAAAAGTTCCAGAAGTTGTGCACctttaatatataaatttggaTCTAAAAATACACTAGTTTCTGCTTCGTTTCGcatgaattattataaatttaacaataCAGCATAGCTGAAtcattgaaaatgatttataaaacaaaagtACTTTATTCCCTATGGACTCCGGGTGGCTGCTAAATCTTCATCACGAAATTCACTGACTATTACCGATTTTTCCGGTCTGTCGCATCctgaataataatgaaacgCGCTAATCAATGaaatacaaaagaaataagaaaaagaaattctggGATTATTTATTCTTCCCGAAAGGTTGTTACGAAATGTTATTCGAAACCTTTGTTTTCTGTAACCCTTTTAATTCGctgtgaaattttaaatactgGTATTTGATTTTTGTTGCTTTTTCTTGCCGGTTTTGTGATTTCAGGTCTTTAAAATACgagtagttgaaaaaaaaaaaaaaaaaaaatttccgacttGCGTAGAAAATCGACGAATTAAACAGGATCGCGAGtgttttagattttatttttatattatataatcgTTCAATATCTCTAAGGCCAAAATTTATCTAGTTGGAGGTTTTTcacacatttatattataataatcataataactGAAGTgatatttgattgtttattatagTTACATAcgtatgaatatttaattgcgaaatcgataaaaaatatttgcgaatACACGTTAGTTGTCGTTTAAATAGCAGGCTCCTTGACGATCTTCATGTTAGGTTTTCGCAGGTGGTGATAATTCGGAAATACTCGCGTTAGATAATCGATCTGTCCAACTTGAGGCtgtcggaaaaaaaagaataaaaagaaattaatcaGTCACGCGTAAGCTTCGTAATTTGTCGACGGTAATGATTACTCACATACGGCTTGTCATTCATCTCTCTCCGCTGACACTGGCTGCCAAAAATTATGGTATTCTCGGACACGGTCTCAGGTTCGGTGAGCGAACAAGCTGCTCCGACGACACAGCCGTTGGTCAGTTCCACCTCCCGGCTAACCGAGGCTGAGAATAAACTCGAAATGACGAATCGATTTCCCTGGTAACACGGAGCGAATGAAAAAGCAGGTTTCATTCAAAGCTGCAGGAGAAACTGAATACATCAGGTTTTTTTGGTAATATATACTTTGTAAAATGCAGATCTTACTCTAGACACAGCGCGAGACTTTTGACTGCAGAGTAAAATCTGCTACATTTATAGTAAAACATATAGTTGACACGTGTATCTTTTACCAAAAACCTTGATCTGTTCGTCTTTCCCTGTAATTTTGCGTAAAATTTgctctttttcttccctccGTGAAAGATTCTCTCAACAAGCGGAAACTTTTAAAGATTCTGCGAAACTACCTTTCATCTCCAAAATATTGTTGTCGCCTACTTTCAATGCCTCGCATCTACTGTCCGTTTCGAATACGTTAAAGTTTCCAATAATCATGACAGGGGTTGACGCAGGCTCCGGGGCTCCAGCCGGCAGTCTGTAATTGTTCAATCATTCGTCTTGATGTTTGAATCCGAGTATTAATTCCTCGGAAACACCAGGTTCCGAATGTCGTTCTTACCTGTTCGCTATCACCGCCATTTCCTCGACTATGTTTCCCTCTCCAATGATTATCGGACCAGCTTCGGCGATGATACTGGCCCTCGGATGTACGACCGTTCTCGAACCGATTGTTATGTGCCCTTTCAAAGTGCTCTCTTCGCATACGACAGCGCCTACTGCGATTTTTATGCTGTAAAAAGGAGTTTAAAGAATCACCTCAAGTTCGAATTGAAATCGTAATTGTAATTTAGCAAGTTcgtttgttttcttatttttttcgaagatttttcaaagcgTACATCCaactcttttcttttttatcttcgATGACAGCTCATGCTAACCTCGAAACAAAAGTACAACTCCAATTATACAAGCaaatttttcggtttttaATTACAGCTTGTAATGAATATAAACTAGGAATCAAGACGTTCGATTCAGGGG is drawn from Neodiprion fabricii isolate iyNeoFabr1 chromosome 3, iyNeoFabr1.1, whole genome shotgun sequence and contains these coding sequences:
- the LOC124177665 gene encoding dynactin subunit 6 — encoded protein: MDSAVSRRSNIKIAVGAVVCEESTLKGHITIGSRTVVHPRASIIAEAGPIIIGEGNIVEEMAVIANRLPAGAPEPASTPVMIIGNFNVFETDSRCEALKVGDNNILEMKASVSREVELTNGCVVGAACSLTEPETVSENTIIFGSQCQRREMNDKPYPQVGQIDYLTRVFPNYHHLRKPNMKIVKEPAI